The following are from one region of the Bacteroidota bacterium genome:
- a CDS encoding T9SS type A sorting domain-containing protein, producing the protein MPLQQTIASAIRFFLIAVIAFFSGNLESIGQWKPVTSLYGGNNLCMDKYGDLLVCAIEYGGVFVSTDNAQSWKKTVVQPLPSLKTKAWAAIEGAKIIVANDANSLNIALSQDTGNTWQYLNFNKQLYDLALFKGRLVITDLYGVHTSFDNGSSWINDSIGIGPFYIEEFEDRIYIIQQSTNPGNRMYETNDTCQTWINRNSIPAKYETITKSGDTIICADSYSQMYFTYNNGVNWNSYTMPFTHINSNSELHLNAGMLYLAHGDSLFSSINAGNTWNFIKVFKGLSATQCLPSNGEFFISSQNHAVVKFSYNTINLGVSAQGINCIYVREILCVSDTFLVANGSNLLYLSFDGGMNWNVLMPANNREYLNGHFAMDSKQILATYKHYVYRTFNWGTTWSLIDSVPGKSIINKAVIHGNDVYYATTGGVYVSKSAGLFMTKLGSITKNILSIDSHKSFIYISTHNKVYRTVAGGTGVWKSIDNGLPSSHNFYFIDSNKDKVYMGGNKGIYSCTTPDTFWSFTGMKGQNVFDLYGRNDEIFASSGNRKITLLPDTIGGKWQEINYGITNSIFTTYQIAAGENTLMMAGGYFTRGVYIRNIWDVIPTSIVSYAYQSNSLMCYPNPTNGEITVMLKPVNSEGLITVLDIHGRYIITREVKANYANSIDLDLSHLASGVYKVIYTADQVQQTANVHILK; encoded by the coding sequence ATGCCCCTGCAACAAACAATTGCCTCAGCAATTAGATTTTTTTTGATTGCTGTTATTGCCTTTTTTTCAGGTAATCTGGAGAGTATTGGTCAATGGAAACCTGTGACATCGCTATATGGAGGCAATAATCTTTGCATGGATAAATATGGTGATTTATTAGTTTGCGCTATTGAATATGGGGGAGTTTTTGTATCGACAGATAATGCACAGTCATGGAAAAAAACGGTTGTTCAACCATTGCCTTCATTAAAAACAAAAGCTTGGGCAGCCATAGAAGGTGCTAAAATAATTGTTGCTAACGATGCCAATAGTCTTAACATTGCATTAAGTCAGGATACCGGTAATACATGGCAATATCTTAATTTCAACAAGCAGTTGTATGATTTAGCATTGTTTAAAGGTCGCCTCGTTATTACTGATTTGTACGGGGTGCATACATCTTTTGACAATGGCAGCAGTTGGATAAATGATAGTATTGGTATTGGCCCTTTTTATATTGAAGAGTTTGAAGACCGCATTTATATTATACAACAAAGCACAAACCCGGGGAACCGTATGTATGAAACCAATGATACTTGCCAAACCTGGATTAACCGAAACAGTATTCCGGCTAAGTATGAAACCATTACGAAATCCGGTGATACCATTATTTGTGCTGATAGCTATTCACAAATGTATTTTACTTACAATAATGGTGTAAACTGGAATTCTTATACCATGCCGTTTACGCATATTAATAGTAATAGCGAACTTCACCTCAATGCCGGTATGCTCTATCTTGCCCATGGCGATTCATTGTTTTCATCTATAAATGCTGGCAATACCTGGAATTTTATTAAAGTGTTCAAAGGGTTGTCGGCCACTCAATGCTTGCCTTCGAACGGTGAGTTTTTTATCAGTTCGCAGAATCATGCTGTTGTTAAGTTTTCTTATAATACAATTAACCTGGGAGTATCGGCTCAAGGTATCAATTGCATTTATGTACGCGAAATTCTTTGTGTTAGCGATACCTTTCTTGTAGCAAATGGAAGCAATCTGTTATACCTTTCATTTGATGGTGGAATGAATTGGAATGTGCTTATGCCTGCTAATAATCGCGAATATCTTAATGGACATTTCGCAATGGACTCGAAGCAGATTCTGGCAACTTACAAGCATTACGTTTACAGAACATTTAATTGGGGAACCACGTGGAGTTTAATTGATAGCGTGCCCGGAAAATCAATTATTAATAAAGCCGTTATTCATGGTAATGATGTGTACTATGCAACTACCGGGGGTGTTTATGTTTCCAAAAGCGCAGGGTTGTTTATGACCAAACTTGGTTCCATAACCAAGAATATTCTAAGCATAGATTCGCACAAGAGTTTTATTTACATATCAACCCATAATAAGGTTTACAGAACTGTCGCAGGTGGTACTGGCGTTTGGAAATCTATTGATAATGGCCTGCCGTCTTCTCACAATTTTTATTTTATCGATTCTAACAAAGATAAAGTATACATGGGCGGCAACAAAGGTATATACAGTTGCACTACACCTGATACCTTCTGGTCGTTTACTGGAATGAAAGGACAAAATGTATTTGACTTGTATGGCAGAAACGATGAGATTTTTGCTTCGTCCGGTAACCGTAAAATTACCTTGTTACCAGATACCATAGGAGGCAAATGGCAGGAAATTAATTATGGAATAACGAATAGCATTTTTACTACCTATCAGATTGCGGCTGGCGAAAATACTTTGATGATGGCTGGGGGATATTTTACACGGGGTGTTTATATTCGTAACATATGGGATGTGATTCCTACTTCAATTGTTTCGTATGCCTATCAGAGTAATTCGTTGATGTGCTATCCTAATCCTACCAATGGAGAAATTACTGTTATGCTTAAGCCTGTTAATAGTGAAGGCCTAATTACAGTGTTAGATATACATGGAAGATATATTATTACCAGGGAGGTAAAAGCCAACTACGCCAATTCAATAGATCTTGACTTAAGCCATCTTGCTTCGGGAGTTTACAAAGTTATTTACACTGCTGACCAAGTGCAGCAAACAGCCAACGTACATATTCTAAAGTAA
- a CDS encoding nuclear transport factor 2 family protein has translation MKKIKLALLLLIVSIAYVHAQNKSDSDQIIAIMKAQEKSWNEGDLEKFMIGYWQDDSLAFIGSNGITYGWKPCLERYKKSYPNKKTMGLLSFEILKVEVLNEQHAYVVGKWKLEREEKPVSGYYTLLWKKIDSKWVIVTDHSS, from the coding sequence ATGAAAAAAATCAAACTTGCCTTGCTCCTTCTTATTGTTAGCATAGCCTATGTGCATGCACAAAACAAATCTGATAGCGACCAAATAATTGCCATAATGAAAGCGCAGGAAAAATCATGGAACGAAGGAGACCTAGAAAAATTTATGATAGGCTACTGGCAAGATGATAGCCTGGCTTTTATTGGTAGCAATGGAATAACCTATGGATGGAAACCTTGCCTGGAGCGTTATAAAAAATCGTACCCGAATAAAAAAACAATGGGGCTATTGAGTTTTGAAATCTTGAAAGTAGAAGTTTTAAACGAACAACATGCTTATGTTGTAGGCAAATGGAAACTTGAGCGCGAAGAAAAACCTGTAAGTGGCTATTACACATTGTTATGGAAAAAAATTGATTCGAAATGGGTAATTGTAACCGACCATAGTTCGTGA
- a CDS encoding MotA/TolQ/ExbB proton channel family protein — MINSILLQLNTIANAADTAATAPVQEQSMPYLEVAMKGGPIMIPIALLLVVAIYIFFERFFTIRRSSNIDMNFMNQIRDYVHNNKIDAARSLCKNTNSPVARMVEKGVMRLGRPIREIEGAIENVGKLEIYKMEKNLGILGTIAGIAPMFGFLGTIFGVIKIFYQISLQNSLEINTISGGLYIKMITSAAGLLVGICAYAAYHYLILMIDRVVNKMEINAVEFIDLLEEPVK; from the coding sequence ATGATAAATTCCATTTTGTTGCAACTGAATACAATTGCAAATGCAGCAGATACTGCAGCTACTGCTCCGGTGCAGGAGCAATCAATGCCCTACCTTGAAGTAGCTATGAAAGGCGGGCCCATCATGATCCCTATTGCGCTATTGCTGGTAGTTGCCATTTACATTTTTTTCGAACGTTTTTTTACCATCAGACGCTCGAGTAATATCGACATGAACTTTATGAATCAAATAAGAGATTATGTGCACAACAATAAAATAGATGCTGCCAGGTCGTTATGCAAAAACACAAATTCTCCCGTAGCACGTATGGTTGAAAAAGGAGTAATGCGCCTTGGAAGACCGATACGCGAAATAGAAGGGGCTATTGAAAATGTTGGCAAGCTTGAAATTTATAAAATGGAAAAAAACCTGGGAATACTTGGAACCATTGCTGGTATTGCCCCCATGTTTGGATTTCTAGGAACCATATTCGGGGTAATAAAAATATTTTATCAAATCTCGCTTCAAAACAGCCTTGAAATTAACACCATTTCGGGAGGGCTATACATTAAAATGATTACAAGCGCAGCAGGCTTGTTGGTAGGCATATGTGCATATGCAGCCTATCATTACCTAATACTAATGATAGACCGAGTAGTAAATAAAATGGAAATAAATGCAGTAGAATTTATTGATTTACTAGAAGAACCTGTAAAATAA
- a CDS encoding biopolymer transporter ExbD gives MNLRRRNRIASEVYSHSLNDIMFFLLLFFLIAATMATPNVLKMLLPNSKTSSQQVKHPITIAISEDLQYAVNNQIVPLEQLEATIAAQIAGQTDPTAILKVDKSIQVQNLVDILDIGNRLKIKMVLATNSAK, from the coding sequence ATGAACCTGCGAAGAAGAAACCGAATAGCCTCCGAAGTGTATAGTCACTCGCTTAACGATATCATGTTCTTTTTGTTGTTATTTTTCCTTATAGCTGCAACAATGGCAACTCCCAATGTATTGAAAATGCTATTGCCTAATTCCAAAACAAGTTCTCAGCAGGTAAAGCACCCCATTACCATTGCTATTAGCGAAGACTTACAATATGCCGTAAATAATCAAATTGTTCCTTTGGAACAATTGGAAGCCACCATTGCAGCGCAAATTGCAGGTCAAACCGATCCCACGGCAATATTAAAAGTAGACAAGTCTATTCAGGTGCAAAATCTGGTTGACATACTTGATATTGGAAACCGTTTAAAAATAAAAATGGTACTGGCCACCAACAGTGCGAAATAA
- a CDS encoding glycosyltransferase family 4 protein, translating to MDSRRLHIAFCTDGIFPLNVGGIQRHSRLLIEELARKYDLEISVIHPHTDKLVFNNPAIKEYDIDIKFNSKVYALNCARYSKTVLEIVEKINPDIIYAQGLAVYSGIKKVGYKTIINPHGLEPYQGLTLRDKISTYPLRIYQNKIFQYAAKIISLGGGLSDVLVTQARVPEEKIITIPNAVAHRPYASKDYSVPVMRFLFVGRFAHNKGIDVLLKVISKLNKNGYQHKCEFNLVGKGPLYENLKSAYALPNVIYHGFADDLLLEKLYRECHIFVFPTLFEGMPTVVLEAMIHSMPIIVSDVGATSTQVDKSNGYLIQKNNQDQLYRSIVDFINLPLSKRALMSQASYNKVAGSYTWEIVARQHYDFFRLFHQSIA from the coding sequence ATGGACAGCCGGAGATTACATATTGCCTTTTGCACCGATGGGATTTTTCCACTAAACGTTGGCGGAATTCAGCGTCATTCAAGGCTTCTGATAGAAGAACTTGCACGTAAATATGATTTAGAAATCAGCGTTATTCATCCACATACCGATAAACTGGTATTTAACAATCCGGCTATCAAAGAATATGATATCGATATAAAATTCAACTCCAAGGTATATGCACTTAATTGTGCCAGATACTCCAAAACTGTGTTGGAAATTGTTGAAAAAATAAATCCTGACATCATCTATGCTCAAGGCCTTGCCGTGTATTCAGGCATTAAAAAGGTGGGATATAAAACCATTATCAATCCGCATGGATTAGAGCCTTACCAAGGACTAACACTTCGTGATAAAATCTCAACTTACCCATTGCGCATTTACCAAAACAAGATATTTCAATATGCTGCAAAAATTATATCGTTAGGTGGCGGGCTTTCAGATGTATTGGTAACCCAGGCACGAGTGCCGGAAGAAAAAATTATCACTATTCCGAATGCCGTTGCACATAGGCCTTATGCAAGCAAAGATTATTCGGTACCGGTTATGCGCTTTCTATTTGTAGGACGATTTGCGCATAATAAAGGCATTGATGTTTTGCTTAAAGTTATAAGTAAGCTTAACAAAAATGGCTATCAACATAAATGCGAATTCAACCTGGTTGGCAAAGGCCCATTGTACGAAAACCTTAAATCAGCTTATGCATTGCCAAACGTAATTTATCATGGTTTTGCTGATGATTTATTGCTCGAAAAACTATATCGCGAATGCCACATTTTTGTTTTCCCAACATTGTTTGAAGGCATGCCTACCGTGGTGCTGGAGGCTATGATACATAGCATGCCGATAATTGTAAGCGATGTGGGTGCTACCTCTACGCAGGTTGATAAATCGAATGGATATTTAATTCAAAAAAACAATCAGGATCAACTCTATCGGTCAATTGTGGATTTTATTAATCTACCTTTATCTAAGCGCGCGTTGATGTCGCAAGCCTCCTACAACAAAGTTGCGGGCTCCTATACCTGGGAAATTGTTGCGCGACAGCACTATGATTTTTTCAGGCTATTTCATCAATCTATTGCATAA